From the genome of Triticum aestivum cultivar Chinese Spring chromosome 1A, IWGSC CS RefSeq v2.1, whole genome shotgun sequence:
ATATCTGGGAATGCTTTCAACCTCAACATTTGAAAGAGGAAGGACCCTTTTATTTTGTCATGTGCCTTTTCAAGATCAATTTTCAAAAGCATAGcactttgttttttctttttaatGTTGTTCAAAGCTTCATGAAGGACCAATACCCCTTCCATGATATATCTGCCTTTGACAAAAGCAGTCTGGACAGGGGAAATAACATCACCAACTACCAAATTCAACTTGTTCATTAACACCTTTGTAATGATTTTAAAGCAGACATTCAGCAAGCAAATTAGTCTGAATTTTTGTATTTTATTAGCATCCTTTCCTTTTGGGACTAGAGTTATAATCACATAATTTAATCTACTTATATCAATTTTCCTATTAGCAAAGTCATCAAGTAAAGCTTTGAGATCATGTTTCACCAGTTTCCCAATAGTGCTGATAAAATTCAGCTGTGAACCCATCTGGTCCAGGTGATTTATTGTGTGCCATTTTAAAAACAACCTTCTTGATTTCCTCTAAAGAAAATTCTTCAATCAGAATTTTTTTATATCCCTCCTTAATCTTAGCTGGGTTATCAATACTTAATGAGACAGAAGAATTATCAGGTAGGCCAAATAGGTTTTTGTAGAAAGAGGTGATATAATCTATAAGATTTTCCTCCCTCTATCACCCCCCTCATCCTGTTCTAATCTGTTAATTCTATTTCTTCTAAGACTCCCATTTGCCTTGGCATGGAAAATTTTGGTATTGCTATCTCCCTCCAGAATCTCATCAATTTTGGCTCTTTGCCTCCACTTAGTCTCCTCCTGTTTAAGGAGTCTATCAAGTTGGGCCCTCAATTCTATCTGTTCTTTTCTATCAGCAGATGTAAGGCCATTTACCTCACAGTGTTTATCAATAATATCCAATTTCATTAGAATATCCTTTTCTAGCTCCATATACCAGGCATTCATATTTCTATTCCAACCTTTAAGTTTAGGTCTTAGATTTTTAAATTTCCCTAGCAATCTATCTATATTGTCCCCCTTAATATTTGGATCATTCCAGACCTTCTGGACAATTTCATTAATCCCTTCCCCCAGGAACCAAGCATTTTCAAATCTGAAAATTGGATCAGTTTTTTCAAAGTCCCCAGAATCCAGGAAAAGAGGAGTCTGGTCAGATTTTTCTCTAGTTAAAGTTGTAACTTAGGTTAAGGGATAAGCCTCTTCCCACTCATTGCTACAGAGAATTCTATCCAGCTTTTCAAAGTATGAATGGGCAGGTTATTCCCCCATGTGAATTGTCTCCCATTCATATCAAGCTCTCTCACCCCAGCTTGTTCTAAGATGGCATTGAACAAAAAACTCCAATGTCCAAGTGACCCTGGTTTGTTTTTCTCACTAGCTTTCCTAATAATATTAAAGTCCCCTCCAATCAAGATGGGATCGACACAATTCTGAAAAACCCTGGACAACTCAGTAAAAAATATAGCTTTTCTTTCTGGTTGTGCATCTCCATAGATCACCACTAGGTCCCAAATTAGCCTACTTTTAGCATCTTGGACTGTCATTTTTATATGATAGTCCCCCTCATCTTGTGAGATCACATTTAATGTGGTATAATTAACCCCCAATAGGAGACCACCAGATTTCCCCCTAGCTGGAGTGAAATGCCAGTGAAAATCCCTTCCTACACAAATTTGCTGCAAGTCATTCCTAGAAAATTGTTGTCTCATGGTCTCTTCTAAACCCAAGAAATCAATCTTCATATCCATAATCATTTCCTTAAGGAATCTTTTTTTGATATTCCCCCAAATCCTCTCATATTACAAAAAATACCTCtcatcttttcttcttctttttcttgctaGAAGATTCTAGGGTCTTAATAGCAGAGGCAGTTTTAACTCCAGAACCTTTGGTAGTTTTACCCCATTTTCCCTTTTTTAATGAGAAAAGCCCTCTAAGGAGTTCttagtcttcttcctcttcctcttctctctcATTTTCCCCTTGATCTAATAGATCTTCTAGAGTATGTTCTCCAGTATCAATAATATCAAGGTCCTCAGGCAGAGAGGTTTGTTTTTGATTATTGCTATAATCCACTAACCACATATCAATTCTAGCCTGTTCAGCCATTTTTATTAACTCCAAATTATGGTTAATAATGTTAGGTTTGTTCCCCAAATTAACTCCCACCCCCTTAGCAATCTTTTGCAGGAGACTATTAGTTTTAGAGATGATATCAGAGGGTGTGGACTCACCATAGTTATTCTTCTAAGCCACTCTCTCTTCTGCCAGCTCAGTGATCGTACGGTCTTCTTTGCCTTTCAATCTGGTGCATCTCCTTAGTTCTTCTTACTCTAGGGATTTCGATTCTCCTTTCTCAGCCTTTTTGACTTTTGTTCCAAAGGAATCAGTTTCCTGGCTTGTAGTATAATCCACTGGCTCCATATAGCCCAGGCCCACAGCCTGATCAATCAGCTCGAGGTCTGTCATTTCCTCCCCCTCCACCTGCTTATCTTCTTATGCTGCTCCCTCCTCAATGTCCTCTTTTTCATCTTCATTTTCAGTGTTTTTCCCCTGACTGTGACCCCCTCACCTCTTTATTTACTTTTAGATTAATTTGCAACAGTTCATGTTGTCTCTGAACCTCCTTTCCAGAGTTTTTCTTATGATATCCATTTCTTTTCTCCTCTTTTCCTCCAACATAAGCTGTGCAGTCTGCCTGGCTGCTAATTCCTCTGCCTTTTGTAATCTCACCCTCAAACTTTCTTCTTCACCCAGAGTGTCTCTAACAGTGACTGTCTCTGTCTTTTCTTTGGCTATCTCATTTTTCTGACACTTGTCCTCCTTTTTGAGCACCACTTGTTCATACTGTTTCAACCCCAAGTTCCCCAGACTGACATTTGTTTTCCCAGACTCAGATTGTTTGCTCTTTTTCTGCATCTcattctctctttgtgtttcagaaCTCTCCAGGTCAAGATAATCAAATATTTTCCTTTTATTCCCCTCGTCAAACTTGTACCACCCCTGTTCTGCAATAGAATCAAGCTCAAAGCCAATGTCATAAAGCAACAGGTCTTTTGTAGTTATTTCAGTGACAGTAGGGATTTTATGTAGGTCTCTCATTCCCACTTTCACCCTGATTTCTTCCCTGGAATATATGTGTTCTATATCCACTTCAACCACTGGCCCCAGCTGAACCAATTTCACATGCACCCAGGTAATGTCTCAGAGTATCAGGAACCCCTCACATCTTAATCCAAACTGAGTGAAGTTTCCCTTTTGCTTTATCATCAGGACTCCAGAAATCCACCTCCACCATAGCTCCTGTGCCAAGCAGAGTAAACTTGCCAAAGTTTTGAGCTCCACCAGCTTGGCCTTACTAGGGAATCTCATAGGAAAAGATTTTGGACTCTGAAATTTGACTCTCCAAGTCCATCCCCAGTCAAACATCTTGCTGAAGCCATAGGCCACAGTGGTGTCATTTAACTGTCCTTCATGCATAGTAACCAAAGCCATGAGATTTATGTGTTCAGCAGCTACAATATCTTTAATGTTCTGAACCAGAAGGCATCCCAATCCCCTGGCCCCATAACCAACATACTTGGCAATTGGTTTAGCCTGTTTCAGCATAGTACACTCTTCAGTACTGTGAGATGGCCTCTGGCACACCACACAGAAAACCTTGTTTTTGCATTCACTCTTCATGTGTTCCTGTTCTTTgcagctaccacatagatgcgttggcctcacgactaagtcctttcaacaaggacatctgctgtgacaatttcACGACAACGGCCTTCTTGAGGCCCCTGCAGCGCTGCTTGCCGCACTTGTGCGCTTGCTGCTCCAACAGCCACCACCCGAGCACGGCCCCGGTCCCGGCCCCCGCGAGCGGCGCGGCCGAGGCAGGACGCGGCCGGATGGAGCAGCGCGCGTGCCTCGAGCAGCAGTAGCCTGACGTGCGGGCCCACGAGGAAGCCCAGCGCAACGAGGACGGCGAGCAGCACGAGCGCGTCCACCGCGGCCATCGACGAGTGGTCGCAGAAGGGCTCAACCGGATTCAATGTGTCCCGCGAGTTAATTTGACAGAAAGACGGGGGAATCTGTAAAATGTGCGGCAACGACCGGCCTGATCCAGTTGGCACCACTTGGCTGCTTCTGATTGGCCCAGGACTAAACATGCACATCAGAGACAAGTTCTATGACTGCATAGTTAGCTTTTACAAGTTTTAGGACCAAACCATCACATGCATGACAAATTGAAGGACCTGCGATGTTATTATCTCAAAAAATAAATCAGAGTAGATGATGTAAAAAAGGAAAACCAGAAAAtctcaaaaagagaaaagaaaaatcaaaccCGAAGGACATCGAACGATCCAGAGCCTTACCGAAGCAGCTAAGGCAGCCCCTATTTACGGCTTTGCCCTCATTGACCTCCCTCCTATCCCCTTCCACTCCGCCGCAACCCCTTCCTCAACATTCTTGCTCGTCGTTTCCTCCGCCTCTCTCTCCTCAGGCAGGCGCTCTCCCTCCCCTCCTGGTCCTGGTGCCGCGACTCTTCTGAACCCTAAACCGCAGATCCCCGCACGGCAGGAGCGGGAGTTCCTCCAGCAATCATGAGGTGATAGCCGCTCGCGATCCTTCTCTGTGCGTTCTCTTGTTCTAATTGATTGACGAGATTCATGTGCGGTCGCGTGGTTGATTTTGTGGTAGGTCGCCATGCCGCCGGCTGAccgggctgggctgggctgggctgggctggggtTGATTGACGGGGCGCTGCTATTTTAGTTTGGTTATTACAGTATTGGATTCTGCATATGGTCTTCTTGTCTGTCTGTCTGTCATATACAGTAGTACTAGTTTGTTTAGTCAGTTAGATTGGATTGGATCATGGCTCTGGAAGGTGGGACTTTGCAGTCTGGACATTGCGCCTTGTAAGTTACTGCTGTATTTCTTGGTTAGGCGGCACAAGCGTGCGTGTTATTGCGGTTTGTGATGTCCTAGGTTTTTTGTTCAGAGGGCCGCCCTGTCTTGGCGTTCCAGAGCATGATTGGTTGATTACCATTTGTTTGGCCAACCTCACAGACTATTGGATGGAAAATCAAGTGGCAAGGTTTTGTTTGGATGTTGCGCCTTGTGTGTGCCCCAATTCTTTGGTTGTTTGTTTGTGTGTGATCTTTAGAGATCATTTTTGTGGTGTGATCTCTAGCGACATCAACAATTCTTTGCTAGTTTGGTTGCTTCAGACTCTAGGTTATCAATTATTTGTATTGTTTCTAATTGGTTATCAATTATTTGGAGGTCTCTTATTGAATCCTCTCTGTTCTCGCACCAAGAAATTGGTTAtcaattactccctctgtcccaaaaagTTTTTTACTCAAATGGATGTATCGCGAGTACTACACATACATGATCACTAGTTTGAGAAGTTGCCTGTTAGCATATGGATCAAGGATAGGACAAAATATGTATATACTGGAAGGAAGACTATTTTCTCTCTCGGATAAGCTGTATATGTAACACTGTGAGTTGTGATTACCATGACTATATGGCCAATACAGATAATTAAGCATCAAGACAGTTTGGCCGAGTGGTCTAAGGCGCCAGATTTAGGCTCTGGTCCGAAAGGGCGTGGGTTCAAATCCCACAGCTGTCAAACTTTTTTTTCAATGTACCTTTTATTTTTCTCCATTCTGTAAATCCACTAATCTTGTAGAAGTGCACTAATCATTACTAAATTAGATTAATTATGTCCATTGCACCTTGGAGTTGGGACCTGGGAGTCTGCACATTGCGCCTTGTAAGTTGCTGTATTTCTTGGTTAGTAGGCACAAGCATGCGTGTTATTGCGATTTGTGATATCCTAGGTTTTTGCTAAAAGGGCTGCCCTGTTTTGGCGTTCCAGAGCATGATTGGTGGCTGATTACCATTTGTTTGGCCAACCTCACGAAAAGTTGCCATTTTTTGGCCAACAAATTGTCTGGCCATTTCTTATTTGTTGATAATGATTTTCATGATTGTAGAAATGAGATTTGATTGAAATCGTGACGGGGATTGTTTTGAGTGCAGTCGCCACCCGAGCACTAAGTGGGCGCAGAGGCTGGACAAGGTTTACTTGACGATTGAGCTGCCCGACGCAAAGGATGTGAAGCTCAACCTGAGGCCTGATGGCCATTTCAACTTCTCAGCAAAGGCCCCTGCTGATGACATGCAGTATGAGCTTGACCTTGAGCTCTTTGATGCTGTCAGTGTTGAGGTTGGTGTCTGCAATTACTGGCAAATGTCATCTTCTTGGGGGTGCACTTTTTACATGCTGACTGCTGTTATTTATGTGTTTACATTACATGCAGGAGAGCCAAGCGGCTGTTGCCCCGAGGACTATATGCTACCTTGTCAAGAAAGCTGAGGGCAAGTGGTGGCCTAGGCTGCTCAAGAAGGAAGGTAGGCCACCTGTGTTCCTGAAGGTTGACTGGGATAAATGGCaagatgaggatgatgaagatgccGGATGTAAGTAATGTGGTTCAAACATGTGTTTGTTTGGGTCCTATACCATACTACACTGTTCGGGGTGAACTGACCTCAGGTTATCTGTCTCGCAGTTGGTGACTTTGGTGATATGGACTTCTCGGTATAGGCCTGGTACAATATTTCTTCGCTTACCAAGTAAATGTTAGCAAGGCTTCTCATTCTTCTTTGTGATTGCAGAAGCTGGACATGGGAGGtggtgatgacgacgatgatgatgagattgaggaggaggaggatgaagacaaTGTGGTTGACAGTGCTAACAAAGGTAGCTTATGATGTTTATCTTGCACCTCATGATTTGTTTGGGAGCATGTGGCTGTTCAAGGCTTCATATTTCCGTCCTGCTATTTGATTAGTGCCATGCCGATAATGTTCAGAACGAGGATACTAGTAAGACATTTTGCTGAATCCTACTCTTAATTATTTAGCCTTTTAGTGGTGAACCCTCAGTTTTTCTGCAAGTCCAATTTGAGAGTAGCATAGACATATCTTCAGTGTTGCTTTCATAATCTGCCCATCACATAAACATGTCTGTGGAATTGTCGAACTCTGTCCAGTGTTGTTGAATGCAAGTCGAGGCAACTGCCTTAAACCATCTGTTCCAAGAACAGTACAGAAAGACTTTGGCTGGCCTTCTCTTTTGTGAATTATTACAAAATTTTGATTTGGTCTATTTATTGCAACCTAGCATAAATAACTTGACCATTTCGAAAAAACACAAAGAACTTCTGGAGTCTGGTCTCGACTCTTGGATGTTGAAAATGGATTTTATGGGTAGTACTGTGTGCTGAACTACTAACCATGTTGCTGTAAATGCAGGTGATGTAGATGCTGAGGCAGAGCCGGGGAGCAAAGGAGGGGTGGCGTTGCTGTAAATGCAGCTGATGATCATGGGATCTGTTTCTAGTGGCGAGGTAGAATTTTGGTGTGCGCCTGAATTTCGGTAGTACGTAGAGGTGGTGTTGGTAGCTTTTGGCCTGGGGCTATCTGTAGTGTTCAACGTTATTCTGCACCTTTTGTTTAATTTTAGACCTGCTATGGTACTGTAATTACATGAGATTGTGGTGTCACGTATCTCAGATAATATAAGATTGCTTACTGTTGATGAAAACATGAAATAGCTTAAATGTAGGCGATATGTAGAACTGACAGGATTTTACTAGAGATATAACATTTTGTAGTCGGCATCGATTGCAGTACCCGGTTCATCATCGCACGTCAAAGGACAATGAAATTAAATACAGATACAGATGCGAAAAGTGGTACTCCTATAGGTGAGGATGGCAA
Proteins encoded in this window:
- the LOC123188261 gene encoding co-chaperone protein p23-1, translating into MSRHPSTKWAQRLDKVYLTIELPDAKDVKLNLRPDGHFNFSAKAPADDMQYELDLELFDAVSVEESQAAVAPRTICYLVKKAEGKWWPRLLKKEGRPPVFLKVDWDKWQDEDDEDAGFGDFGDMDFSKLDMGGGDDDDDDEIEEEEDEDNVVDSANKGDVDAEAEPGSKGGVALL